The Indicator indicator isolate 239-I01 chromosome 30, UM_Iind_1.1, whole genome shotgun sequence genome has a window encoding:
- the ALDOC gene encoding fructose-bisphosphate aldolase C, which yields MTHQYPALTAEQKKELSDIALRIVAPGKGILAADESVGSMAKRLNQIGVENTEENRRLYRQILFSADSRVKKCIGGVIFFHETMYQKADDGTPFVQMIKDKGIVVGIKVDKGVVPLAGTDGETTTQGLDGLSERCAQYKKDGADFAKWRCVLKISENTPSALAIMENANVLARYASICQQNGIVPIVEPEILPDGDHDLKRCQYVTEKVLAAVYKALSDHHVYLEGTLLKPNMVTPGHSCPTKYSPEEIAMATVTALRRTVPPAVPGVTFLSGGQSEEEASINLNAINTCPLVRPWALTFSYGRALQASALSAWRGQPDNAIAATEEFVKRAEVNGLAALGKYEGSGDDSGAAGQSLYVANHAY from the exons ATGACGCACCAATACCCGGCGCTCACGGCCGAGCAGAAGAAGGAGCTGTCGGACATCGCACTGCGTATCGTGGCCCCGGGCAAGGGCATCTTGGCTGCTGATGAGTCCGTAG GAAGTATGGCAAAGCGCCTGAACCAGATTGGTGTGGAGAACACAGAGGAGAACCGCCGGCTGTACCGCCAGATCCTCTTCAGCGCCGACAGCCGAGTGAAGAAATGCATTGGAGGTGTCATCTTCTTCCACGAGACCATGTACCAGAAGGCTGATGATGGCACTCCCTTCGTCCAGATGATCAAAGACAAGGGCATTGTCGTGGGCATCAAG GTGGACAAGGGTGTTGTGCCACTGGCTGGGACAGATGGCGAAACCACCACACAGG GTCTGGATGGGCTGTCGGAGCGCTGTGCccagtacaagaaggatggggctGACTTTGCCAAGTGGCGTTGTGTGCTGAAAATCAGTGAAAACACCCCTTCTGCCCTCGCCATCATGGAGAATGCCAACGTCCTGGCCCGCTACGCCAGCATCTGCCAGCAG AATGGCATTGTGCCCATTGTGGAGCCAGAGATCCTGCCCGATGGTGACCATGACCTCAAGCGGTGCCAGTATGTGACGGAGAAG GTGCTGGCAGCTGTCTACAAGGCACTGAGTGATCACCATGTCTACCTGGAGGGGACCCTGCTGAAGCCCAACATGGTGACTCCTGGGCATTCCTGCCCCACCAAGTACAGCCCTGAGGAGATTGCCATGGCCACTGTCACCGCCCTGCGCCGCACCGTTCCCCCAGCCGTGCCAG GTGTCACCTTCCTGTCTGGGGGTCAGAGTGAGGAGGAGGCTTCCATCAACCTCAATGCTATCAACACGTGCCCACTAGTGCGGCCTTGGGCCCTCACCTTCTCCTATGGGCGAGCACTGCAGGCATCAGCACTCAGCGCCTGGCGTGGGCAGCCAGACAATGCCATTGCTGCCACCGAGGAATTCGTCAAGCGTGCAGAG GTGAATGGGCTGGCTGCGCTGGGCAAGTACGAGGGCAGTGGGGACGACTCGGGGGCTGCCGGGCAGTCCCTCTACGTGGCCAACCATGCTTACTGA
- the RSKR gene encoding ribosomal protein S6 kinase-related protein: MGATSSGPGPAPVPVRTPQSRAVGSWVRALLGRAGSVPVPGSGLALAPRDPTEESPLPGWPLPHLVSLFLPEFPVRPSARQPQLKILGFVAKGSFGTILKVLDCRREKVCAVKVVPKVEVLRRDTLKQCKEEVSIQRQVRHPFVHGLGDSWQGQSHLFIMCPYCSTGDLYALWRAAGSFTEATVRLFAAELVLVLVYLHDVGIMHRDVKMENILLDERGHLKLTDFGLSRHLRWGERAHTICGTLQYMAPEVLSGGPYSHAADWWSLGVLLFALASGEFPVAPAEDHTAMLERVKESSYESPPTFSPALARLLAELLCHNPLRRLRYLHHFQGHPFFRGVAFDADLLQKDPVAVAVASRPSEQPPPDPAVFADFDCDLVASPGRPWPG, from the exons ATGGGAGCAACGAGCAGcggccccggcccggccccagTTCCTGTGCGGACCCCCCAG AGCCGCGCCGTGGGGTCGTGGGTGCGGGCACTGCTGGGCCGCGCCGGGTCGGTACCGGTACCGGGGTCGGGGCTCGCGCTGGCCCCGCGGGACCCCACCGAGGAGTCGCCGTTGCCTGGGTGGCCGCTGCCGCATCTCGTCTCGCTTTTCCTGCCGGAGTTCCCGGTCCGCCCCTCCGCCCGCCAGCCGCAGCTCAAG aTACTGGGTTTTGTGGCCAAAGGCTCCTTTGGGACCATCCTCAAAGTGCTGGACTGCAGGCGGGAGAAGGTCTGCGCTGTGAAG GTCGTGCCTAAAGTGGAGGTGCTGCGCCGTGACACCCTCAAGCAGTGCAAGGAAGAAGTCAGCATCCAG AGACAGGTCAGGCACCCCTTTGTCCATGGACTGGGGGACAGCTGGCAGGGCCAGAGCCACCTCTTCATCA TGTGCCCCTACTGCAGCACTGGAGACCTGTATGCACTGTGGCGTGCTGCTGGGAGCTTCACCGAGGCCACTGTCCGTCTGTTTGCTGCTGAGcttgtgctggtgctgg TGTACCTCCATGACGTAGGCATCATGCACAGAGACGTGAAG ATGGAGAACATCCTTCTAGACGAGAGAG GGCACCTCAAGCTCACTGACTTTGGCCTCTCACGGCACCTGCGGTGGGGTGAGCGAGCCCACACTATCTGTGGCACCCTGCAGTACATGG CCCCGGAGGTGCTGAGTGGGGGCCCCTACAGCCACGCAGCTGACTGGTGGTCCCTGGGAGTCCTGCTCTTTGCCCTGGCCAGTGGGGAG TTCCCCGTGGCACCAGCAGAGGACCATACGGCCATGCTGGAGCGTGTCAAAGAGAGCAGCTATGAGAGCCCACCTACGTTCAGTCCTGCGCTGGCCCGGCTGCTTGCCGAG CTGTTGTGCCACAACCCCCTGCGCCGCCTGCGCTACCTCCACCACTTCCAGGGCCATCCCTTCTTCCGCGGGGTAGCCTTCGACGCTGACCTGCTGCAGAAGGACCCggtggcagtggcagtggcCTCACGCCCCTCCGAGCAGCCCCCACCTGACCCTGCCGTCTTCGCTGACTTCGACTGCGACCTCGTGGCCTCCCCGGGACGGCCCTGGCCTGGCTGA